Proteins from a genomic interval of Acidimicrobiales bacterium:
- a CDS encoding helix-turn-helix transcriptional regulator yields MNRRNSFNAEAFYKALDLQRDTKSLTWKDVAAAAGVSPSTLTRMKQGKRPDVDSMAALASWAGLDLDTFVVGDVRGEAEALPRISALLRADPNLSKTSVTAIEEMLRATYEALREDADS; encoded by the coding sequence ATGAACCGGCGCAACTCCTTCAATGCCGAGGCCTTCTACAAGGCGCTCGACTTACAACGAGACACGAAGAGCCTCACCTGGAAAGACGTGGCCGCCGCCGCCGGCGTCAGCCCGTCGACTCTTACGCGGATGAAGCAAGGTAAGCGACCTGACGTCGACAGCATGGCTGCCTTGGCCAGCTGGGCGGGGTTGGACCTCGACACTTTCGTGGTCGGAGATGTCCGCGGCGAGGCTGAAGCACTGCCTCGCATCAGTGCGCTGCTGCGGGCCGACCCGAACCTCTCGAAAACGTCAGTGACCGCTATTGAAGAGATGTTGCGAGCCACGTACGAAGCGTTGCGGGAAGATGCCGACAGCTGA
- a CDS encoding ImmA/IrrE family metallo-endopeptidase, which produces MPTADDDHLSRAQLRKRKLPYGFKAAAKLQSLRVRSAAGAGVHDRVCCFELADQLDIKIIRLSEMPESEYSHHLTHVEPNAMSAAIVRRRDRVGIWLNDSHSPARQQSNLAHELAHVILDHQDAPPLNETGCRELHAGVEAEADYFGSVLLVPEPAAVEVVRSGVPLVKAAEHFGVSEQMMRWRINDSGAHVRTGRERRRADGRHG; this is translated from the coding sequence ATGCCGACAGCTGACGACGACCACCTGAGCCGAGCCCAGCTGCGGAAACGGAAGCTGCCCTACGGGTTCAAAGCAGCCGCTAAGCTGCAGAGTCTGCGCGTCCGGAGCGCTGCAGGGGCAGGGGTCCACGATCGCGTCTGCTGCTTCGAGCTCGCTGACCAGCTCGACATCAAGATCATCCGCCTGAGCGAGATGCCTGAGAGCGAGTACTCCCACCACCTCACCCACGTTGAGCCGAACGCTATGTCCGCAGCAATCGTGCGACGACGAGACCGGGTTGGCATCTGGCTGAATGACAGCCACTCGCCGGCCCGCCAGCAGTCGAACCTCGCCCACGAACTCGCGCACGTGATCCTGGACCATCAGGATGCCCCGCCGCTCAACGAGACTGGGTGTCGAGAGCTCCACGCAGGTGTAGAGGCGGAGGCGGACTACTTCGGCTCGGTGCTGTTGGTCCCAGAGCCAGCGGCCGTAGAGGTGGTTCGGTCGGGAGTACCCCTCGTGAAGGCAGCGGAGCACTTTGGAGTCAGTGAGCAGATGATGAGGTGGCGGATCAACGATTCTGGCGCGCACGTGCGGACGGGCCGCGAGCGCCGGCGTGCCGACGGGCGGCATGGCTGA